The genome window CGAATTCTAACTTCAGAGACTACACATTTTGCATACCTTGCAACCACTTTATTCATGTATTCACGGATTTTATCTGAATTTCttgcatttaaaaataactttcagtTGTCAGCAAACCATATTTCTGCTCTCTTTTTCCAACACAAGAGCCCCATTTAGTATCATTTGGATCAAATAGGTCCAAGAATGATTGATACACATCCCAATTTTCACCATCAATCATTCCACAAAATCTTTTATTCACTTCTCCCAGTATGACAGATCCATCTAGAACTGCAGGGTACTGTGTCACATCTACAGTGCATCTCTTTGTAACCCAGTAAATTTTCCATAGAAGGTACAAACGATCATTTTCCGGGAAATAATCTTCTGCCTGAAAATTCATGTATTAAAGTGTCGGAAAGCATTAATAAATTTACCTTTTTAACCCGGAAAATATATGTGTCCCGGAATTGTGTAGTATTGTCTGCTGTCCAAGTCGTAGAgaaagttatttcaaaatcttgattattttttacatgATCAAATTGATTGTTCTGAATAGTAAtcttaaatgaaaattaaactgaaagttgaaaatttaccGAATATTTTCGAATATGATGATATCTAGTACTCATATATTTTATAAACTCATCTGCAAAATAAAGTGAACTTAATTATTTCGTTGTCTCTACAACGTActtttatccattttttgttcatcaCAAACTACAATAATCGCATCATCTGTTATCCAATCCCCAAATTcttcaaagttttgcaaaGTTTGATCAACTCCATCAGGTAAGAATAATCCGCTTgataatctaaaaatgttcagctttaaaatttgaactttcaataCGAACGCTCACTTTGTTCGAACTCGTTCTAAATAGTTATCAACATCCTCCAACGGCTCTGATGGATCTTTTACAGGA of Caenorhabditis elegans chromosome II contains these proteins:
- the B0228.9 gene encoding uncharacterized protein (Partially confirmed by transcript evidence); the encoded protein is MQSVTPPPTQQGKPDPTNSDMMMKRFQEDMVGILDGRSRAHFDDLANYFHSKIRICTCFEPGRSLSVPEFQHVLTFISGYYQHLTEVRSDRWTDHPNYINGIFTYTAMGSDRKNSDGKWTYEASMDWNQNKFLIEYIWFPYNCSVFPVKDPSEPLEDVDNYLERVRTKLSSGLFLPDGVDQTLQNFEEFGDWITDDAIIVVCDEQKMDKNEFIKYMSTRYHHIRKYSNNQFDHVKNNQDFEITFSTTWTADNTTQFRDTYIFRVKKAEDYFPENDRLYLLWKIYWVTKRCTVDVTQYPAVLDGSVILGEVNKRFCGMIDGENWDVYQSFLDLFDPNDTKWGSCVGKREQKYDKIREYMNKVVARYAKCVVSEVRIRNLVHADFSTTFLLSRANEIQEQEELDVGFVGYKNKNGHWKINRMYFECEESKKRKFMDNLLNVRLKC